The following proteins come from a genomic window of Montipora foliosa isolate CH-2021 chromosome 2, ASM3666993v2, whole genome shotgun sequence:
- the LOC137991357 gene encoding uncharacterized protein: MGGVWERQIRSVRSILTALMREHGSGLDDESFRTLMTEVECIVNSRPLTTSSCDPDDLDPLTPNHILTMKSKVVLPPPGNFQKEDVYLRKRWRRVQYLANVFWSRWRKEYVQCLQQRVKWNRPRKNFEKGDLVLIADDRAARNDWPMARIVDTYPDADGNVRSVRVTMGTTTLDRPVHKLVLILEKTPEDQGLKSQPEEPLVT; encoded by the coding sequence ATGGGTGGCGTGTGGGAGCGCCAAATCCGTTCTGTACGCTCAATTCTCACTGCGTTAATGCGTGAACATGGCAGCGGTCTTGACGACGAATCCTTTCGAACCTTAATGACGGAAGTAGAGTGTATTGTAAACAGCAGACCCCTAACCACATCTTCCTGTGATCCTGACGATTTGGATCCATTGACCCCCAATCACATCTTGACGATGAAATCCAAGGTTGTGTTACCCCCACCTGGCAACTTCCAGAAAGAAGATGTTTATTTGCGCAAAAGATGGAGAAGAGTCCAATACCTTGCCAATGTATTCTGGTCAAGATGGAGAAAGGAGTATGTTCAATGTCTGCAGCAAAGAGTGAAATGGAATCGCCCAAGAAAGAACTTCGAAAAGGGAGACCTGGTCCTCATTGCAGATGATCGAGCCGCACGAAACGATTGGCCTATGGCCCGAATAGTCGACACCTATCCCGATGCAGATGGAAACGTGCGTTCTGTCAGAGTCACCATGGGAACAACAACACTAGATCGTCCTGTCCACAAGCTTGTCCTAATCCTTGAAAAAACGCCCGAAGACCAGGGTTTAAAATCCCAGCCAGAGGAGCCTTTAGTGACATAA